GTCTCAATAGTAATTCTGGATAGTATACCTCTTGTGCAAATATCCTGACCTGCTTAGAACatgggtggtttttgttttgtatcttaGAGCATGCTAGGACAAAGTGAAATCTTTTGTAGTTATGGAGCTTGCTGAATTAGGCAAATTGCCTCTCAATAGCTTGCCAACATCCAGTTCAGGCATTCAGCATAAATGaagtgcaaaacaaaacaaagtgacAATTGTATAGCTGTTTATAACACCAGTTCAGGAGTGTTATGCCTTTTGAGAATTTCCTCGTCAAATTGTGTATTCGTTATTCACCCTTAAATGTGTTATATATGTGGTCTGCTGAATGTAGATTCATGAAGGTTGACTTTTGAATTTTCTCATCCCAGTGGTTTCCTTTTAATAAaacttaaattttttccagtcccaGCTTTGTGAAAacaatatatttgtttttatagTGGCTAAAATGGTTGCATTGCTTAAATTTTATAACTGACTGGTTTGTCTCATGAAAAGTGCTGTTTTTTGACAGGTTATAAGCAATGCCTTGAAAGTTTGGGGTTTAGAACTAATCCTCTTCAACAGCCCAGAGTATCAGAGGCTCGGGATCGACCCTATGTAAGAATTTCTTTTTAGCTCCCTGCTTCCATtatatcaaaaaaaaaaaaatgcaagaaaaAGAAACCCTATCATTTTCCTCAGAGTTCCTTTTGAAAATTAGTATATCAAGTTCTGGTTTTATCCCCtcagcattttctttttcatattaTTGAGGCCTTACATGTCCATTTGTCCTCTGAGCCTTCATGACATCTCAGTATCTGTGGCATCACAGAATGCTGATTTTGAATGGTACGTGGCATCATATCTGCTTTATGACATCATGGTGTGTGTCTATTAATATATATGCTTTATATATACAAAAATATCATCAAAAGAGTGCTATCTCAATTCTCTGAACCATCAAAATATTTAAATGATCAAATATCTGATTGAAATTGTAGCTGAATTTAATAAAATGCTTAAAATGATAGCAAATTGACACcaataatagtaaaaaaaaaacctttaaaatacGAGCTCTAATAATTCTTTGTATACgttgtgtttttcttcttttagaAATGAAAGATCTTTTATTTGTAACTATAAGGAACACTGGTTTACAGTTCGAAAATTAGGAAAACAGGTGACattctattttttttcttgtttaagaaTTAACGTCAAGCTTGGGTGTCAGAAGAATGTTGCTTTTAGGGCCAAGTATTATAATTGCGTATTTGACAGCCTAAGACTGTAGTTGAATAACATTCACAGCTGTTTACTTGCATCACAGAACAACCATGTAGTTTGGCATAAATGTGCATAATATGAAGGGCAGCATCCCAACAAAATTCCAGCCTTTGGGCCACAGTTCTTTAAGTCTCCTTTCAAATCAATTACAAGACGGCATCTACCAATACTGGAAGGAGTGGGGAGATGATTGTATTGTTGATTTCTTTAAGAAAGCAAGAATGGGGGAGCACTTCAGTGTTTGACAGCGCTTGCACAGCATGCAAAGAAGTAAATGAAATGAGAtagagtttaaaaataaataaattaagtgacctactttttttaaaaaacaaacaccttaTCCTGTGAGGAGATGGGGCTAGTATTTGCCACTTAAAAATAAGAGagaataaaaataagataatCTGGCATGTTGAAGAGCTGTTGCTCATCCTCCGCATCACAAGTTATATAAAATAAGATGGTTCAAATAGTTGTGGCAGCTACATTCCACGAGGCAGTTACAGTCATAATGTGTTCTCTGTGGGGAGAACatcaaattttttgggggggtaacaaATTGTTATACCTTGAGTGTTCATGAACACAGGTCTTTCTCAGCAGAAGCATGAGCTATTTGGACTGATATTTGAACAAAGACTGCACATTTAGTTGGGCATTTATGTAAAACTGTATCCTGCTTTTCATAAAATGGTTTCCCATCAGTTAAAAATTTGATGGCAGGTGCTGTACACCAACAAACGCCCTGTCTTCAGTCTGTCAGGCAAAAAAGGCAAGATGAACAAATGAGGGGAGCAATCAGTTCAATAGTGCCAGAACACAGTTGGGGTTGCTAAAAATGAACTCCTAGAACACTTTTAGTCACCTATTGACATCTCCTACTCTAGTTGGTAGGTGCCTGTTTTGCTGCTCACTTCTTCTGAGGTCTAGGTGAACAGCCAAATCATGCTacatagaatcagaattgcagggttggaagacAGCCAGCGTGTCATCTAGTgtaacccctgcagtgcaggaatctcagctaaagcatccttgacagatcgCATGAGCGTTTTGGCTGACGTAATCAAAACTCGAGAACGTATGGTGAACTGTGCCCAAGCTAGGAGATGAGGCATTTCAAAGAATGAGGCATGACAGTTTCCAGCTCATAAAGAGTTTTGGAGATGTAAAAATGCACCCTATATCAGTTCAGTCAAAGGATGTTCTAGGTTGAAAGTTTAGTTGTGGCAATGAAATTTAATGTTAGATTAATTGCTAATAGGTAATACCTTGGACGTACACAAATCCCACAGCTTTCTTAGATACTATTTTGTGACTTGTGTCCAGTTTTCTCTGCCTTTTTATATGCTGTTAAGAAATTATGTATATAACACACAAGGCAATATTAGCCcctataaataacaacacttcAAACCTTCTTTTCTCACACTGCTCTAAGCCAAAATATTTGAATAAGATATGCAGAGATGACTATTACCAGGAATACATCTTGATATGGTGATTTAGAAGTAAAGCAAAGCCATGGTTTGATGTTAAGAGAAGGAGCAGGACCAAGCCTCAGGCTCACATGCTTCGTCTTTGCTTGCGTATCAGGTTTAACAATATTTGATTCGGATTTCTGACCGCCAAAGATTTGCCAATGGTTTGATGGGTTCAAACAAAATGGCACGCCGTGATTGACAGTTTTTGATCTCTGTGCTTCTACCTGCTCATTCTTCCAATTCAAAACGAGTTTTTGGCACTAAGGCTGAATGCTCCCAAAATCTGTTTAGTAAATCTGACACCTCTGTGATATTAAAGCATTGCAGCTGATTTCTCTTTGGGTTGTCTATTCAGTACATTAGTCCCGTAACCTACAGATTGATCAGTGTTCCTAGACAAAAGCAACCAGAGTTGTtgtatggtacagtggtacctctggttacgaacttaatttgttctggaggtccgttcttaacctgaaaccgttcttaacccgaggtactacgtccaggttagcggagtctgtaacctgaagtgtttgtaacccaaggtgcttGTAACCACTGTATTTCTGATGCAGTGGTTGCTAATTGTTAACGTAATTTCTCTCTGGCCTTAGAAACTTCTGCACCAGAAACTGCAATGTGCACAGTTCTCTCCCATGCATGGCTAGCACTTCCTTTGAGCCCAGCCTAGATCTGCCCCCCGACTAAATGCTAAAGCTCCCACTGCAAGTAACCCATAAACTTTGGAGGCGACTGGAGCTTTGACCAATTCAGAAGTTATTTGCAAGCGTCAGTTTAGCTTTATTCAGATAATTACTCTTCAATTTCTTTATTAGGCTATAGTGGCAACCCTACTGAAATTTCAGATGAAGCAGGCAATAAGCAGTACTTAGTTCATTCACTCATGCTTGAAAGTTGTGTGCACTCATAACAATTACATATAGAGCAGGCAGGTGTTTGCCATGTACAAAAATAAATGGACTAAATCACATGTTAACTACTTTTATTTGAAATCTTTTTTCTAAAATTACAGTGGTTCAACTTGAATTCTCTCTTGACGGGTCCAGAACTAATATCTGATACTTATCTTGCACTTTTCCTGGCCCAGTTACAACAGGAAGGTAATGCTAACTTTGAAATATTGAGCCCTGTTATTTGAAAGCAAGAGTAAAATTCAAAGGCCAACCAATGATGTTCATGCAAGAAGTCTGTCTTCCTCAATTTTATGAATAAAACAATGACATCCACTAAGTGTACTAGTTATAATGAAGGGAAGACAGAATCCAAAATACTGGCAAATGACAGTTTTATTCTTTTCCCTATTCCCcctgctcttccccacccccctttgtaATGTTTCTTGATAAGTTTTGGTCTCTCATATTTTGGCTACTTGCTTTTACTTTCTTCAGGCTATTCAATATTTGTGGTAAAGGGTGACCTTCCAGATTGTGAGGCTGACCAGTTACTGCAAATGGTTCGGGTGCAGCAGATGCAGCGGCCAAAATTGATTGGGGAAGAGACACTGCAATCAAGAGATCAGAGGTAAGGTAAATAAAAACTTGTATTTTAATCAGTGTTGAGCGTTGGATGTGAGTAACATTGAACTCTGAAAGTAAGCAAGGAAATACAGTAAGAGATAACTACTACCCTTTTGTAGGAGGAGTGAGAGTAAttcaaaacatctttttctctgcCTGCTTTTATCTGCAAAACGCTTTTGTGTAGGCTAGAGATGAACTCTTAGCTTCCTTGTCCCTGAGTCTTCACTTGCCACTTCTTCCAACTTCGTGGCTGTTGTCCTCCACACAATACTAAGTAGGACATCTATTTCCCTATGCCACCTTATCAGTGGGAAGGTTGTATAAGAACAATAAAAGGTACAGGCAGCCCCCCACTGATGTGTGTTCAATATGTGTCTGACCATGTATcgcaccaaacccggaagtaacccagaaacataataaaagacGCCCCTAAGAAGGTGGAATGGGGGCAGAGTAGGTAGTGGGGGCAGAACGggatgtttgcaggctttttcaattgCACCCAATTTCATGGAAGTGTGCTATGATGCAGAACACAGCACCCACGCAAATCGGGTTGCCTATATATCAGATTTGGAATTACAAGTTTTACATTATGTCTGTATAGTGcactgctggggggtggggaaaacttCATTTGTATAGAAACACTAAAGAGCATGCTTCCCTAGGTTTATAGCTATCCATCTGAATGCAAATCTACCAAGGATTCCAAGCAAAGAGAGCTGTTCCAAAGAGCCCACCCATGATAATATTCACCACCTTTCCTCCTGCCACACCTCTGTTGAAAGGCATCCTCAATTATTAGATTCATACTAACCATATTCCATATCTTAAGTCAGCAAAGCATTTTGAGCTCTGCTTACCTGTTTAGCAGGTTTCCAGAATGGCAAAACAACATTTGTCTTTGACTACATAAATGTCATCAGTTGTGACTCATAAAGAAATGAATGCTCTCACTATGATGGAGAAAACCTAACTCGGTTAATCAAAGTGTAGTGCAGTTTAATAGGTGTGTGGCAACACTCCCTAACTTGGTGGAGGGAGTGCCTGCCTCTTCCAGAATTATTGACGTGAAGAAAACCCCATTCCCTGTTATCCTCTATTGTTACGTTCCGGGCTAGAACTGGGAATGCAGCTTGAGAGTTATTTTGATACTTAGCATGCTTTTGTTCAAAGTAGCTCCATCAGATTCTTCATGTTGTTTTCTACTCTTTCTACTGTTGTATGTGCTATGAGGGGGGGAAATCGATAAGTttgaatcattttttaaaaagatcttaaATGTTTTTCCCACTGCTTTGAAAATGTGGTAGAACTTGAAATCATTCACGTTAGAGTGAAGCCATTTTTAACTTTGTAATCCTTGCAGGGTACAAAAAACAGACCTCGAACCAGCTGTAGATGTTAATCCTCCCTTCGATGGCACAGGCATGTTAGATGAAGATGAAGAGAATTTCCAAAAAGCACTTGCTCTCAGCAGACAGGAAATAGATATGGAGGATGAAGAAGCAGATCTCCGTAGGGCCATTCAACTTAGTATGCAAGGTAAAATACTCTTTTAGTTTGCCGCCCCTGGAATGCCCCCTCCCTGTAGACCCAGCTGTCAccatcctttttaaaataatttaatcaaCAGGCAAGACTTTTTtattctctgaagtctttcagtgGGTGATTggtggtggtttttatttttttatactgcTAATTTTTTTAGGAGGAATTTGGATTATAAACCACTGAAAAACAGTAAATAGAAGAGTAGAAAACTAAAATCATTTTAAATTTAATCTGCTCTATCCCAGTAATGGTGTATGTGCATGTTTTAATTTTAGGAGGCGGCCTTAGAAGTGGTTTCCCAGATTCTTGCACACAAAACGTCCCACATTCATCTGCAACAAGCCACTCTGAATCCCTTACATCAGAAGAGCTGCGGCGGAGAAGACAGGCCTATTTTGAAAAGTAATGTAGACACTGCAAAGTGGGATTTGTTCATAGCAGTCCCAGAAGTATTTCATTACTTGGCCATTGCATTAAGTAATACCAGTGTTTTACTGGTATCTGTAACTCCCTCTCATGGGCCTCATCACATTTGATTGATTTATGATCAGTTAATTTATTCAATACTATTTTCACATCAGTGGTTGTCTAGTAAATGCTTCTTCAATTCTGTAGATGTCTCGATTACTTTGTAAAAACATTCAGGTGGGTAGCTGTGTtcgtctgctgcagcaaaaataacAGTGTGTTGCTTTTGATTCATTTTATTCTTGGTTGTGGCACAGGATTGGGCTAGGTTTTTCCATCCTGcctaataaatattttagaaTTGGGtagatatttcttttaaaaatgtatataattgACTatcaaaaaaaagcactgctacagCTCATCACTCTTGTTAGGTCAGTACTTTACAATCTTAACACAAATACTGTTCCATtactgaaaaggaaaaggaagcaaaCTAAGGGCTTCCATCTGATGTCACACAAGCAGAATTCTGTTCCAAAAGGTCCCCCAAAGCCCTGGGgcagatttggagggggggaagcaaggggaggatgggaagaagatgtcctgttgcacaagcagaggtcTGCGAATGGGAAATCTGTTCCACTCAGGCAACAGCAGCATTGAATGAAACTCTTAAAGCCAAGATGGGAAGGCAATGACCAACGTGGGTAGCAGACCTTTATAACATTGCCAAGGGCAGATCTTGCTGTGAATGTTATTTAAACTGGTATGTATGTGAATGAATATTTACCCTTACTTTACAACATCACAGAACTTGTTTAGTCAAAATTAGAACTGCATATTTAGATTCCACTTTTAAAACTATTATTGACTGTTCTAGACAGCAGCAGTTGCATCAGCAAGTTCAGAACCCAGGTTTCCATGATGCACCAGTTACAAATTCAAATACACTGGTCACTGATCCAGGTATTACTTTCTTTCTATCATATTACCATATATGTGTTACCTTACTGTTTGGCCTACTGTTTTCTACATGATGTTTTCAGATGTTTTGTCAAGGAAAAAACaattatctgatttttagaagacatctgaaggcagccctgtttagggaagtttgtaatgtttgatgctttatcgtgtttttactattctgctgggaggCACCCAGAgtgaccagatgggtggggaataataataataatcatcatcatcatcatcctttctttctttctaacttGGTGGGTCAACATTTCAGTCTTGACTTGGGAAGATTCGGTATGGCTATCTGTATAGTTTAGCAGGTGAATGAATGATACAGTGCATGTTTGTGTATTTTCTAATAACTGTCTAGCCTCATGTTTCAGTCAATGAAGAGGCAATCTAGAGCAATGACTAACTCATCATTAGCCATGACTGCAGGTGCACCTCTAAAGAATACAAAAAGGAGAAACTAGTTGTCAGAAGTGCCAACCGTGAATATTTGCTGTAGCTCAACACATTTCAGAACTGAAGTTCTTCAGGAACAATCTAGAGAGAATCAAAACTGTAAAAGACAACTCTTGATATGTAAACAAAATACTATTCAAACTGTTTGAAATCTTAGAGGTATATACAGTTGTACCACGGATGTCAAAGGGAATCCGtcccgggagtccgttcaacttccaaaacatttggaaaccaaggcacggcttccgattcgGTACCCGCATAACTCGccttcgcaaactggaacactcacttccggttttgcagcatTCTGGAGCCAGaatgtttgactcgcaaggcgttcgacttccgaggtatgactgtagttaccCAAAGAAGCCATCATTTAAGACCAGTGtaacaaagaaaacaatacaaattgTTAGAACTACATTAACAAGCTCTTCAGTTCTGACATGCATTGATTACTAGTTGGCACTTTGGATAACTAGTTTCTCCtcttacttttttggggggggagggggtttgcAGCCATAAAACATAATGGGGTTGCTTACAGTATACTATCGCCAGTGAGGGCCCAGAGTACCCCAGCCATACATGCTGTTTAACCTCCAAAGCAAGCAAGTCTTATTTCTTTCTTCATGCCACATTACAGGGAAGAAACTGATATGGAGCActattttgaatggctcctttCTTGGAATTTTCCATATTGTATTTGTTGGATCAAGACAAGTGCAAGTCGTTATTGATCTGCTTGTTACATGCTCTAGTAACCAGGATaacccttccacccccaccctctagCAGATGGGTGCAtgctgaaaaattaaaaaaacctcaactgCTATTAAGATCTGAGCATTTTATCAGGGAAAAGGTATAATGAAGTCAGTAATATCTAAAAAGAGAAACGACAtatacatttcccctttttatagCTGTATTTTAGAACCTAACacattttatcttctattttgccaggaggtgatatgAGTGAAGAGGATATGCTTCAGGCAGCTATGAATATGTCCTTGGAAACTGTTAGAAACAGCTTGAACGCCGAAGAAAAGAAATGACAAAAATTCCTAGTTTTATTTTATCGAAACACTAAATCCTGTATTAATCCTATGCGGGTGGTATAAAGGTAGGGTTCATTTCACTGATGTACCAAAGCAGGATatagccctaaaacctatggggCTGAGGATCAGAATTAAAAGGCAATtgcatataataaaaataaagtctTCTCACCTCAAGGTTTTAGTTCCCCATGCCACTAGTTCTAATCAAGATTGTAGATTTGCTGCACGTGAGCAAAAGGATGATCAGTTTGTTCTAAAATCTCAACTCACCTTCCTGATTCAGGGTAAGTTAGTGATTCCTTCAAATAGTTGTATGGGGTAGGAGCCCTGTTCAGTTGTGATGGCGTATTCTTGCGGGTTTCTGTACAGCAAAATCAACTGCACCCAGTTACACAGAGGTCCAGTCCTGAGGCTTTTCTGTTGGGATGCTAGCCAGCATTGGGTGACACCTGCAGCTTCATCGGCTCACGTACATGCCTTAAGGCATTCCAAACACCTCTGTATTTTGGATATTTTAAGCCTATATAAATATAATTTGCCTTTCACTTCTGGAAGATATTTCTGttacacagtttttaaaaaaagtaaagttGGCTTGTATTCTCAGTCCTTCTTACGCAAACTATTTTAATAGACAAAATTAAATAAAGTTATTTTACCAGTATAAGAAAAGATGCAAAAAAAGGTCTGGTTCCAGAACTGAATTTTGATTGTTTTAAGGACTGCAAGAGATACAAATTAACAAGCCCATCTTGCATCTTTTTCAACTgtaaatatttttcctttttttggaggaggaaagggaacgTTTTCATTTGTTATACTCTTTCTGCTAAATTTTGGGCAGTTCTGCCCTCAATGCACTGTTTTAGCACTCTGATTCCCTGAACATTGGTTGAATAGCTGAAGTAACAAGTTGTGGAGCATATATCAGAACCGGTTACTTTAATTCCTATTCTGTTGCATGGGAATTGTTTTCTGATCCCTCGTTTTATCCTTTCCCCCCGTTCTGTGTTTCTATACAAGTGTTAGACTGGATAAGCAAAAGAAACTGCCTTACATTGAGTTAAACCATTGGTCTATTTAGTCCAGTACCATcccctctgactggcagtgggttcTTCAAGGTCTCAAGCAGAGGTCTTTTCCATCCCTGCTACCTGAGTTTCTTTTAACTGGAGAAACCTGGGgttaaacctgggactttctgcatgcaaagcatgtactctggCACTAAGCTAAGGCCTTCCCAGAATTCCAGGCTTCTTTTTTTAGGAGTAAAGAAGATAAGGAAACATTTTAATGCCATGACTTCAGTGCCACCTGTATACCTGCTTTCTGAAATGAACCCTGCATGGTTACCTATGTGTTAAGAATGGATATTCATAAATgaatgtgtgtgggtgtgtgttctATCAGATGTTAATGAATGTCCTCTACCTGTAAGATTTTTGCCGCTTTTCATGAATGGCCTTTGTTCATGCACCTTACAGTTTTTTTTCTATCGTCGTGTCTGTTACTGAGGAAAATGGGGGAGCAAACTTAGAgctattttttttattctgttagTTGAGGTATACAAGAGTACTACGGGAGGATGACCACATTTGGCATTCTGTATTACAAAAAAAcagttttaacatttttatttttattttgtaaatggtGCTTTAAGCATATATTATGTTTACATATGTATCTTATGGCTATGGTCTTGGGATGTTTACAGTGTTCAGACTGTATACTCTGCTTAAACCATAGGCATTTGCCAGGTATACcaagaaaaatattgcaaaacCTATTGTTAATTTCTTTTGATAATGTTTTCAAATTTAATTATATTATTGCACCATCTTGAAGTGTCATCCTTAGCTACTGAATGATAGATAACtgtatgcaaatatatggtacgAGAAAGGAATACATTACAAATAAGAACACTTGGATTTTGATAATGTTTGTTTACAAGAGTGAGCTTTAGATGCTTGGCTAGTTATAGAAGCTGAATCCCATTTATCTTACTTGCATGCTTCATGTTTTGTTGATCTCTCTAAAAACCATTGCATAAGTATGGATAATGGGATTTGGCCCTGAGGGTAAGCATTGCTTTTAAGAATGCATCTAGCTTTACCATTTCCATAAATTTAAGGCAACACTGTTTTGCGCCACACAATTTACTTGATTTATTAACAGGAGGAAATTAGCTTGCCAAACTTAATGCACAgtcattgtttttaaaacttctgCACCATTAGTTACATAAAGCTGTCAGcgttgattttttgtttttgcttttaaagtaTTACTTGAAAACAAATATGCGAATGGATTCATATAAAACATGAAATCATACCAGTCTGTAAAAAtgatgattttttttcctttgtacTTTTCCAATAAATCGTGTTCTTTTGAACAAGTTGAATCTGGTGGAATTTAGGGCCACTTTTTTCCAAGATACTTTTACTTGAGTGCATATCTCCCAAGAACAAAATATACATGGAACACATCAATtatggaaggtgtgcagaggttTCTAAATCTACCTTTTCATTTAGAATACACCAAAGATGGAGGTCTGTTGTTGCATAATTTATAGAGTATAGCTGTGGTTCAAACTTACACACACCGTACAAAATGGATGCTGTACATATATTTGTGTAGCCTTTAGTTATTTTGAAACACAAGACTTCTTTATATGGAAAAAAGACTTCCAAAAACTAGctttaaaatgcttttgaaagGCATGGTAGCAGCCCCTAACCTTGATATGCTGCTCCTAAGGGCTATGTTAATGGAAAGCCTTGAGCCTTGTTCATTTTAGTTTAAAAATCTTACATGAACTCTCTCCATGAGTTTGGACTGCAGTTTATGAACAAAACCTGTTGTCCAGTAATGTCAGTGTCAGAACTACCAGAAGCATGGGAAACATTGAATGTATCTTCTGTTCATTTCATAGCCTAATTTCCATATTAGGGAAATGTAGAATCcagttctggcaggaaggtaaacagattTCTTTCAAAGCTTCTAATGTTAAGCTGATATGTATTGCATACTTGTCTTCACATTCTAGCCAGGTTCTGCGTTAACTTTACTAGGCTTTTTGATTCAGCCATCTTTTCTCTTAATCCTGTTGAGCACGCAGCAGAGGTATACTTCACCCACCAGCACATTCATTATTTTCAAAACCAGAATTATGTCAGCAGAGTGTGTGTTGGGGTGTGCGTATGCAACTTCTGTAACTAAAGTTGATAATGTGTGCAGCGCTCCTCAACAACCCTGTTGAAGACAGTgctattttgagagagagagcaggtggcactgtggtctaaagcacagagcctcttgggcttgccgatcagatcaGAAGATCCGCAGTTTGAATCCTCGCGACAgtggtgagctgctgttgctgtgcctcagcttctgccaacctagtacagtggtaccttgggttaagaacttaagttgttctggaggtccattcttaacctgaaactgttcttaacctgaagcaccactttagctaatggggcctcctgctgccgccgctgcacaatttctgatctcaccctgaagcaatgttcttaagccaatgtactatttctgggttagcggagtctgtaacctgaagcatctgcaacccgaggtaccactatagttcgaaagcacaccagtgtaagtagataaataggtaccgcttcggtgggaagataaacagggtttctgtgcgctctgacttctgtcacagtgttctgttgcgccagaagcagtttagtcatgctgactacatgacccggaaagctgtctgtggacaaacgccagcttccttggcctgaagcaagatgagcgccacacacCAAAGTCTCCTTTCACTGGACTtatccgtccaggggtcctttacctttatctccttTGAGATGACGCAGCTGATGGTCCTGGTAGGAAAAATACTTAATATTGGATGCTGAGCCCACGACTGGGGAAGAAATCTTGCATTAACATTGTCTGAATAAGATTAGGGCATAGAATTTTGGAGTGAAATAAACTTCATTTGACACTGAATCAGCACACCTTTCGGAGTAAACGTGCCCCGGATCGGTTACCCCGCCTCCCGCCCTTGCCTTGCCACCCTCCGAACCCACTGGAGCTCGGCGAAACCCGGGCTGCCTGCGCTTCTCCCGCTCGCGGCTTGAGGGCGCCGCCGCTTTATCCTCCCGTATCCCGGCTGGCCTTGCTCTCCGGGCCACGTCCCTGGGCGTCCGGAGGGGCGCGCTAGCGGCTGCCGCTCTATGGTGCAGCTGGGAGGTGTCATGGCGGCCGTCGAGGTGGCAGCCCAACCTGGAGGCCCCACGGCTGACTGAAGAAAGGAGCCCGGGCTGGAGGGGAAGCGCGAGGTGCTTCATGGCGGCCCCGGAGCTCTGAGGGAGGCCCAGCAGCTGGCTTCCCTTCTCTGGGCTGCTCCCCGAGGCAGGCGGGCGTGGGGAAGCGGCGCGGAGGGGAACCGGCGGCGGCAGCTGCTCTTGGCGGCGGCGCCTTGTTTTTCCCCTTCGACAGCTGAGCGGCAGCGGTGATGGCGTCGTGGCTGGGCGGCCTGGGAGCGGGACTGGGGCAGTCCCTGGTGGGCCAGGTGGGAGGCAGCCTGTCCACTCTGACCGGTCAGATCTCCAGCTTCACCAAGGATATGCTGCTGGAAGGCGGCGCGGAGGAGATGGGAGGTAAGGAAAGTGGGTGGGCGGGAGGGGAAGGTGGCAGCACTCCGGGGTCCTCAGCATAGAGAAGACAAAGGAAAGAcaccgggggggggcgggatcAAAAGTGTCCTGAATAC
The nucleotide sequence above comes from Podarcis raffonei isolate rPodRaf1 chromosome 1, rPodRaf1.pri, whole genome shotgun sequence. Encoded proteins:
- the ATXN3 gene encoding ataxin-3 isoform X6; translated protein: MWCGACLWRRRPWWWWETNKHGGHLPREEGSLCAQHCLNNLLQGEYFSPVELSSIAQQLDEEERIRMAEGGLSSEEYQTFLQQPSGNMDDSGFFSIQVISNALKVWGLELILFNSPEYQRLGIDPINERSFICNYKEHWFTVRKLGKQWFNLNSLLTGPELISDTYLALFLAQLQQEGYSIFVVKGDLPDCEADQLLQMVRVQQMQRPKLIGEETLQSRDQRVQKTDLEPAVDVNPPFDGTGMLDEDEENFQKALALSRQEIDMEDEEADLRRAIQLSMQGGGLRSGFPDSCTQNVPHSSATSHSESLTSEELRRRRQAYFEKR